One Shewanella sp. MR-4 DNA window includes the following coding sequences:
- a CDS encoding LysR family transcriptional regulator: MDHFSALPIFVTVVECGSFSAAGQKLGLSKSAISKRITQLEQHLGIQLLQRTTRSLSLTDAGARYFEYIRPAVQLTQEGLDAISELQQTPKGNLRISVPMVFGRLYIAPLIAEFLKRYPDIQLQMQMDDKTTDLIAGGFDLAIRIGELPDSSLITRKIAPCLSVICASPAYLAQHGSPMVPRELTQHNCLFYSYFQDGVEWSFQSPNGMQRIQPKGNYQVNNSDAIHRACLDGLGIANLPLFIVESDLQAGRLQTILTNFLLPEHGIYAVYPQRKYLPTKVKVLIDFLRDKLANTD; this comes from the coding sequence ATGGATCATTTTTCTGCCCTGCCCATTTTTGTCACTGTAGTGGAATGCGGTAGCTTTTCCGCCGCAGGACAAAAACTTGGGCTGAGCAAATCGGCCATCAGCAAGCGTATTACGCAACTGGAGCAACACTTAGGTATTCAGTTGCTACAACGTACCACTCGCAGTTTGAGCCTGACGGATGCTGGCGCACGCTATTTCGAATATATTCGCCCCGCAGTGCAGCTCACTCAAGAAGGATTGGATGCTATCTCCGAGCTGCAGCAAACGCCTAAAGGCAATCTGCGAATTTCCGTGCCTATGGTGTTTGGCCGCTTGTATATTGCGCCTTTAATCGCTGAGTTTTTAAAACGTTACCCCGATATTCAGCTGCAAATGCAAATGGATGATAAGACCACTGATTTAATCGCAGGCGGCTTCGATCTGGCCATTCGAATTGGCGAGCTTCCTGACTCCAGCCTTATCACCCGCAAAATTGCCCCTTGTTTGAGCGTGATTTGCGCGTCCCCCGCATATCTAGCTCAGCACGGTTCACCCATGGTTCCTCGCGAGCTAACTCAGCACAACTGCTTGTTTTACAGTTACTTTCAAGACGGTGTGGAATGGAGTTTCCAGAGTCCCAATGGCATGCAACGCATCCAACCCAAAGGGAACTATCAAGTAAATAATAGTGATGCCATCCATCGAGCCTGTCTCGATGGTCTTGGCATCGCCAACTTACCACTCTTTATTGTTGAATCCGATCTACAGGCTGGGCGTTTACAAACGATACTGACTAACTTTCTACTCCCCGAACATGGTATTTATGCCGTATATCCGCAGCGAAAATACCTCCCAACCAAAGTGAAGGTATTGATTGATTTTTTACGGGATAAACTGGCAAATACCGACTAA
- a CDS encoding aminoglycoside phosphotransferase family protein — protein sequence MIKLIRQSVLPHFGIEADEAKISALGNGHINDTLLVRWPSGELVLQRINTQVFKTPQALVSNADKISHHLCAKALQQQYGLQVVSPCLTQEGELAIDLGEQGFWRAISYLPHSLSIEVVKSEAEAEMAAKAFGHFACALSDFDATQLEDVIPQFHHLPGRMEILRQAVQQDKAKRLDLCRNWVDYALSQQSLLDELAEISPQLPLRICHNDTKINNMLFDKRDMSSMAIIDLDTCMKGHLMYDFGDMVRTFCSPEAEDSTALDNVKVRQSIFAAICRGYLSELGEVLTEVEKRSLWLGARVICLMIGVRFLTDYLNGDVYFHVHREGHNLDRAANQFTLYQSLLDQEAELKACF from the coding sequence GTGATAAAACTCATTAGGCAGTCTGTGTTGCCTCATTTTGGAATTGAAGCTGACGAGGCAAAAATCTCAGCGTTAGGGAATGGTCATATTAACGATACCTTGCTAGTGCGTTGGCCCTCGGGTGAATTAGTGCTGCAACGTATTAACACCCAAGTGTTTAAGACGCCGCAGGCATTGGTAAGTAATGCCGATAAGATAAGCCATCATTTATGCGCCAAGGCATTACAACAGCAATATGGTCTTCAAGTGGTGAGTCCGTGCCTTACCCAAGAGGGTGAGCTGGCGATCGATTTAGGTGAGCAGGGATTTTGGCGTGCCATCAGTTATTTGCCCCACAGTTTAAGTATTGAGGTCGTGAAGTCTGAAGCCGAAGCCGAAATGGCGGCTAAGGCCTTTGGTCATTTTGCCTGTGCCTTGAGTGATTTTGATGCCACTCAGCTTGAGGATGTGATCCCGCAGTTCCACCATTTGCCGGGACGGATGGAAATACTGCGCCAAGCGGTTCAACAGGATAAAGCTAAGCGGTTGGATTTATGCCGTAACTGGGTCGATTACGCCCTGTCACAGCAGAGTTTATTAGATGAGCTAGCCGAGATTTCGCCACAGCTCCCGCTGCGTATTTGCCATAACGACACTAAAATCAATAATATGCTGTTCGATAAGCGCGACATGTCGAGCATGGCAATTATCGACCTCGATACGTGCATGAAAGGGCATTTGATGTATGACTTTGGCGATATGGTGCGTACCTTCTGTTCGCCTGAAGCCGAAGATTCGACCGCCCTTGATAATGTTAAAGTGCGCCAATCAATCTTTGCCGCCATTTGCCGTGGTTATTTAAGTGAACTGGGCGAAGTACTAACTGAAGTCGAAAAACGTAGCCTCTGGCTTGGGGCGCGGGTGATTTGTCTGATGATCGGCGTGCGTTTTTTAACGGATTATCTCAATGGTGACGTGTATTTCCATGTGCACCGTGAGGGCCACAATCTGGATAGGGCTGCGAATCAATTTACCTTGTATCAAAGCCTGTTAGATCAAGAAGCCGAGTTAAAGGCTTGCTTCTAA
- the yjjG gene encoding pyrimidine 5'-nucleotidase, translating to MSSLTPNHAAALPYTWVLFDADETLFYFDAFEGLKRMFSGFGIDFTRTDFEEYQSVNKPLWVAYQDGKISAAELQTIRFEPWAAKLAVTPQTLNSAFLTAMAEICAPLPGARELLAALQGKAKMGIITNGFTELQTVRLERTGLQHHFDILVISEKVGMAKPDIGIFEHALELMGQPAREQVLMVGDNPHSDIQGGINAGFNTCWYNVHGHAAPAGIRPHFQVASHHELQQKLMPLLG from the coding sequence ATGTCATCTTTAACCCCGAATCATGCTGCCGCTTTACCCTATACTTGGGTGCTTTTCGATGCAGATGAAACTCTCTTTTATTTCGATGCTTTCGAAGGGCTGAAGCGAATGTTTTCAGGCTTTGGCATCGATTTTACTCGTACCGATTTCGAAGAATATCAAAGTGTAAACAAGCCGTTATGGGTTGCGTATCAGGATGGCAAGATCAGCGCCGCCGAACTGCAAACCATACGTTTCGAGCCATGGGCGGCAAAGCTTGCGGTTACCCCGCAAACCTTAAACAGTGCATTTTTAACGGCGATGGCTGAGATTTGTGCGCCCTTGCCCGGTGCCCGTGAATTACTGGCCGCACTGCAGGGAAAAGCCAAAATGGGGATCATCACCAATGGTTTTACCGAGTTGCAAACAGTGCGTTTAGAGCGTACTGGTTTACAGCATCATTTTGATATTTTGGTTATTTCAGAAAAAGTGGGCATGGCTAAACCCGATATCGGTATCTTTGAACACGCCCTCGAGTTGATGGGTCAGCCTGCGCGCGAACAAGTGTTGATGGTGGGCGATAACCCACATTCAGACATTCAAGGCGGCATCAATGCGGGATTCAACACCTGTTGGTATAACGTCCATGGACACGCAGCCCCCGCAGGTATTCGCCCGCACTTTCAAGTCGCCTCCCACCATGAGCTACAGCAGAAGCTCATGCCATTACTCGGTTAG
- the gmk gene encoding guanylate kinase, with protein sequence MTARGNLFIVSAPSGAGKSSLISALLKDKPADMQVSVSHTTRAPRPGEVNGQHYHFVNVEEFKALIEQNAFFEWAEVFGNYYGTSRHVIEHTLTQGIDVFLDIDWQGAQQVKAVMPEAIGVFILPPSRDELERRLTGRGQDSQEVIASRMAQAVSEMSHYKEYDFIIVNDDFDTALADMRAIIRSQRLTGASQIHAQNDMLNDLLAG encoded by the coding sequence ATGACCGCACGCGGAAATTTATTTATTGTTTCAGCCCCGAGTGGTGCTGGTAAATCCTCGCTGATTTCGGCGCTGCTGAAAGACAAACCCGCCGACATGCAGGTTTCAGTGTCGCACACTACCCGTGCGCCTCGCCCTGGCGAAGTGAATGGTCAACACTACCATTTTGTTAATGTTGAAGAATTTAAAGCGCTGATCGAGCAAAATGCCTTTTTCGAGTGGGCCGAAGTATTCGGTAACTACTATGGCACTTCGCGCCACGTCATTGAGCACACTTTGACTCAAGGTATCGATGTTTTCCTCGATATCGACTGGCAAGGCGCTCAGCAAGTCAAAGCCGTGATGCCAGAGGCCATTGGTGTATTTATTCTACCGCCCTCAAGGGATGAGCTAGAACGTCGCCTCACTGGCCGTGGCCAAGACAGTCAAGAAGTTATCGCCAGCCGTATGGCACAGGCGGTTTCTGAAATGTCGCACTATAAAGAATATGATTTTATTATCGTCAATGACGATTTTGACACAGCACTGGCCGATATGCGGGCGATCATTCGCAGCCAACGCTTAACGGGTGCTAGTCAGATCCACGCGCAAAATGATATGCTTAACGATCTGTTGGCAGGCTAA
- the folE gene encoding GTP cyclohydrolase I FolE encodes MALSEAAVKVQAALQERGLETPMLPNVFTPEERKDKIEFHMKEILTLMSLDLSDDSLADTPRRIAKMYVDEIFSGLDYENFPKITVIDNKMGFDEMVRVQDISLTSTCEHHLVTIDGTATIAYIPRKKIIGLSKINRIVRFFSQRPQVQERLTQQVLVALQTLLETKDVAVKMDAVHYCVKSRGVMDSTSSTTTTALGGIFKSNPATRAEFLNQSK; translated from the coding sequence ATGGCATTAAGTGAAGCAGCAGTAAAAGTACAAGCCGCCCTACAAGAACGCGGACTTGAAACCCCCATGCTCCCCAATGTGTTTACGCCTGAAGAGCGTAAGGACAAGATTGAATTCCATATGAAGGAAATCCTGACGCTAATGTCATTGGATCTTTCCGACGACAGTCTTGCCGATACTCCACGCCGCATTGCCAAAATGTATGTCGACGAAATTTTCTCCGGCTTAGACTATGAGAACTTCCCGAAGATCACTGTCATTGATAACAAAATGGGCTTTGATGAGATGGTGCGCGTGCAGGACATCAGCCTGACCAGTACCTGTGAGCATCACTTAGTCACTATCGATGGCACAGCGACAATCGCTTATATCCCACGTAAAAAAATTATCGGTTTATCAAAGATTAACCGCATAGTACGTTTCTTCTCCCAGCGTCCACAGGTGCAAGAGCGTTTAACTCAGCAAGTGCTAGTAGCCTTGCAAACCCTACTCGAAACCAAAGACGTGGCCGTAAAAATGGATGCGGTGCATTACTGCGTAAAATCCCGCGGCGTGATGGACTCCACCAGCTCCACCACGACCACCGCCCTAGGGGGCATTTTTAAATCTAACCCCGCCACCCGTGCCGAGTTTTTAAATCAATCCAAATAA
- a CDS encoding MFS transporter, giving the protein MGTLEAPSALTCSRRSARNLWLRCTLRRSQQEAVASSMMTATSDNFFNAYAIFLGASLAQMGFVTGLPQLFGAMSQLVSVWLASHFSRRSFIVYCAALQALVVLGMGALAAFRPEHAVWIFIALAVGYHGFINLIQPHWRAWMGSIVPERRRGAFFAARTRLTMGASLSVFFVGGGILTLTDSLQMAWLGFTLLFSIAAMGRFVSAWLLLQMHDPDPREAKQRGVFIQTIRNFRGAWKDKTFRQYSLFVASMQAMVAISAPFFVVYMLEDLKFSYIEFVLASVASIATQFVTLKFWGRFSDQFGNRLVMIITSCMIPSLPLLWLFSDNYLYILLIQAFSGLAWSGFTLSTANYLYDIRPFRSDFATYAALQASLSAGLVFVGAMVGGTIASHAADFLVWSGWNSWLSSPIFVVFLVSTILRAFVTLWFIPRSVEPKVRPRPQLLQLIFRIRGFNAISGVSLDWLTVVKRRNTPD; this is encoded by the coding sequence ATGGGCACCCTCGAAGCTCCCTCTGCATTAACGTGTTCGCGCCGTAGCGCTAGAAATCTCTGGTTAAGATGCACCCTGCGTCGCTCGCAGCAGGAAGCCGTGGCTTCGTCGATGATGACGGCGACGAGCGATAACTTTTTCAATGCCTACGCAATTTTTCTCGGTGCCAGTCTTGCGCAAATGGGCTTTGTTACCGGTTTGCCACAGCTTTTTGGGGCGATGTCGCAGCTGGTTTCGGTATGGTTAGCGAGTCACTTTTCCCGCCGTAGTTTTATCGTCTACTGCGCAGCTTTGCAGGCGTTGGTGGTATTGGGAATGGGCGCGTTAGCGGCCTTTCGTCCCGAACATGCGGTATGGATATTTATCGCGCTCGCCGTGGGATACCACGGGTTTATCAATCTTATCCAACCCCATTGGCGCGCTTGGATGGGGTCTATCGTGCCCGAACGTCGCCGTGGCGCCTTTTTTGCGGCGCGTACCCGCTTAACCATGGGCGCATCCTTAAGCGTATTTTTTGTGGGCGGTGGCATTCTTACTCTTACTGATTCGCTGCAAATGGCCTGGTTAGGTTTTACCTTGTTGTTTTCGATAGCGGCTATGGGACGTTTTGTCTCGGCTTGGTTGTTATTGCAAATGCACGACCCAGATCCGCGCGAAGCCAAGCAGCGGGGCGTATTTATCCAAACCATCCGCAATTTTCGCGGAGCATGGAAGGATAAAACCTTCCGCCAATACAGCCTATTTGTGGCCAGTATGCAGGCGATGGTAGCCATCTCGGCGCCGTTTTTCGTCGTATATATGCTGGAAGACTTGAAGTTTAGCTACATTGAATTTGTGCTAGCCAGTGTGGCATCGATAGCGACTCAGTTTGTGACGCTGAAGTTTTGGGGACGATTTAGCGATCAATTTGGTAATCGTTTGGTGATGATTATCACCAGCTGCATGATCCCAAGCTTGCCGTTGTTATGGCTGTTTTCCGATAACTATTTGTATATTCTCCTCATTCAGGCCTTTTCGGGCTTAGCGTGGAGCGGCTTTACCTTAAGTACCGCCAATTACCTTTATGATATTCGTCCCTTTCGCAGTGATTTTGCGACCTACGCGGCGCTGCAAGCGTCACTCAGCGCTGGGTTGGTGTTTGTGGGGGCCATGGTCGGCGGCACGATAGCTTCCCATGCGGCGGACTTTTTAGTCTGGTCAGGTTGGAATAGCTGGCTCAGTAGTCCGATTTTTGTGGTGTTTTTGGTGTCGACCATACTGCGCGCATTCGTGACGCTATGGTTTATTCCGCGTTCGGTCGAACCGAAAGTCAGGCCTAGGCCGCAGTTACTGCAACTTATCTTCCGTATCCGCGGTTTTAACGCGATTTCGGGCGTGAGTCTCGACTGGTTAACTGTGGTAAAACGCCGAAATACCCCTGACTAG
- the rpoZ gene encoding DNA-directed RNA polymerase subunit omega, whose protein sequence is MARVTVEDAVEQIGNRFDMILVAARRARQIAVQGKDPMVEEMNDKPTVIALREIELGLVNAHTLDADERQSVREREAAEIAAVAAIAEGRSL, encoded by the coding sequence ATGGCTCGCGTAACTGTAGAAGACGCCGTAGAACAAATCGGCAACCGTTTTGATATGATCCTGGTTGCGGCGCGTCGTGCTCGCCAAATCGCCGTGCAGGGTAAAGACCCTATGGTTGAAGAGATGAACGACAAGCCAACGGTTATCGCCCTGCGTGAAATCGAACTAGGTTTAGTGAATGCTCACACTTTAGATGCTGACGAGCGTCAATCTGTGCGTGAGCGTGAAGCAGCTGAAATCGCAGCTGTTGCAGCCATCGCTGAAGGCCGTTCACTATAA
- a CDS encoding sulfotransferase family protein, with amino-acid sequence MPSLHSHPEFVNKLIIIGLPRTGTTSVSVALLEQGLKVAHMAFTKEAFMQADAISDAPCFSDFKQLDELFSKAKFVYLDRELDSWVPSMQMLLSRMLPHLDAQTGRFHPIMKRSFRHSFGVGLIENPQDTQHLIDCYQRHKQSVFDYFAGRDDFLSLDVSQQGALGQLLTFIGLASAENQQNFPKLNVGRNVASWDEYKHPNKISANASGPEKRKFFDYKL; translated from the coding sequence ATGCCCTCACTGCATTCTCATCCTGAATTCGTCAATAAGCTGATTATCATAGGGCTGCCCCGTACAGGGACGACGAGCGTGAGCGTGGCCTTATTGGAGCAAGGCTTAAAAGTGGCGCATATGGCGTTTACCAAAGAAGCCTTTATGCAGGCGGATGCGATTTCCGATGCGCCTTGTTTTAGCGATTTCAAACAGTTGGATGAGTTATTCTCCAAAGCCAAGTTTGTTTATCTTGACCGAGAGCTAGATTCTTGGGTGCCGTCGATGCAGATGTTACTCAGTCGAATGCTGCCACATTTAGATGCACAAACCGGCCGATTCCACCCGATTATGAAGCGCAGTTTTCGCCATAGCTTTGGTGTCGGTTTGATTGAAAACCCGCAAGATACACAACATCTTATCGATTGTTATCAGCGCCATAAACAAAGCGTATTCGACTATTTTGCTGGCAGAGATGACTTCTTATCACTCGATGTGAGCCAGCAAGGCGCCCTCGGCCAGTTATTAACATTTATCGGATTGGCCAGCGCCGAAAACCAACAGAATTTTCCTAAACTCAATGTCGGCCGCAATGTCGCCAGTTGGGATGAATATAAACACCCGAATAAGATCAGCGCTAATGCCTCGGGTCCGGAAAAACGTAAGTTCTTCGATTATAAGCTTTAA
- the pyrE gene encoding orotate phosphoribosyltransferase: MKAYQREFIEFALERQVLRFGEFTLKSGRISPYFFNAGLFNTGRDLARLGRFYAAALVDSGIEYDLLFGPAYKGIPIATTTAVALCEHHDIDIPYCFNRKEKKDHGEGGSLVGSELKGRVMLVDDVITAGTAIRESMEIIEAHQAQLAGVLIALDRQEKGKGELSAIQEVERDFGCGIVAIIKLADLISYLSEKPGMEAQLAAVSQYREQYGIEA; encoded by the coding sequence GTGAAAGCCTATCAACGTGAGTTTATTGAATTTGCCCTAGAGCGTCAGGTACTGCGATTCGGTGAGTTTACCCTTAAATCGGGCCGTATCAGTCCTTATTTCTTTAATGCGGGTTTATTTAATACTGGACGGGACCTTGCGCGTTTAGGACGTTTTTATGCGGCGGCGTTAGTGGATTCAGGCATAGAGTACGATCTGTTGTTTGGCCCTGCTTACAAAGGTATTCCGATTGCGACCACAACTGCGGTGGCCTTGTGCGAACACCACGATATCGATATCCCCTACTGCTTTAACCGTAAAGAGAAAAAAGATCACGGTGAAGGTGGCAGCTTAGTTGGTAGCGAGCTTAAAGGTCGGGTGATGCTGGTGGATGATGTGATCACCGCGGGTACGGCGATTCGTGAGTCGATGGAAATCATCGAGGCCCATCAGGCGCAGCTGGCAGGCGTATTAATCGCGCTGGATAGACAAGAGAAGGGCAAGGGCGAACTGTCGGCCATTCAAGAGGTTGAGCGTGATTTTGGCTGCGGTATTGTGGCGATCATCAAACTTGCGGATCTGATCAGCTATCTGTCAGAAAAACCGGGTATGGAAGCGCAACTGGCGGCGGTAAGCCAGTACCGTGAGCAGTATGGCATCGAAGCCTAA
- the rph gene encoding ribonuclease PH — MRPSNRTPAQTRPITITRQFTAHAEGSVLVEFGETKVLCTASFTEGVPRFLKGQGQGWVTAEYGMLPRSTHSRMDREAARGKQSGRTQEIQRLIGRALRACVDMKALGENTIVIDCDVIQADGGTRTASITGACVALVDALNWARGKGIIKSNPLKFLIAAVSVGIYNGEAISDLEYVEDSAAETDMNVVMTETGKIIEIQGTAEGEPFSHEELIELLGLAKNSIREIVDVQKAALN, encoded by the coding sequence ATGCGTCCAAGTAACAGAACGCCAGCACAAACACGTCCCATCACTATCACTCGCCAGTTTACGGCCCACGCCGAAGGTTCTGTGTTGGTGGAGTTTGGCGAAACCAAAGTACTTTGTACCGCCAGTTTTACTGAGGGTGTGCCACGTTTCCTTAAAGGTCAGGGACAAGGCTGGGTGACGGCGGAATACGGTATGTTGCCACGTTCAACTCACAGTCGTATGGACCGTGAAGCGGCTCGCGGCAAGCAATCTGGTCGTACTCAAGAGATCCAGCGTCTGATTGGCCGTGCGCTGCGTGCTTGCGTCGATATGAAAGCCCTTGGTGAAAACACTATCGTTATCGATTGTGACGTGATCCAAGCCGATGGCGGTACTCGCACCGCATCTATCACAGGTGCCTGTGTGGCTCTTGTGGATGCGCTGAACTGGGCCCGTGGTAAGGGCATCATCAAGTCTAACCCGCTGAAGTTTTTAATTGCTGCGGTCAGCGTCGGTATCTACAACGGTGAAGCTATTAGCGATCTCGAATATGTGGAAGACAGCGCGGCTGAAACCGATATGAACGTTGTCATGACGGAAACCGGTAAGATTATTGAAATTCAAGGTACGGCTGAAGGTGAGCCGTTTAGCCATGAAGAATTGATTGAGCTACTCGGGTTGGCGAAGAACAGTATTCGTGAAATCGTCGATGTGCAGAAAGCCGCATTGAATTAA
- a CDS encoding nucleotidyltransferase family protein, with protein MNTDLTLVIMAAGLGSRFGGDKQLASLGPAGEPMLVLSIQSAIRSGFKRAVLVIRPELEAELHELLIRFLPADFEYHFCYQSLTDLPAEAQLADVSHRLKPWGTAHALWCARDCVSGPMAVINADDFYGDSAFISLAKGLTARPHDWMMVAYPIELTLSEHGGVNRGLCQVEQGQLRSVAEWLNIQAQDHGFIGEGPEGLAPLPSQSLVSMTCWGFSPSIFDVIKRELIEFIEQQGQLPKSECYLPAVVQAGIEQGVPVFVDVASEPWLGVTYPQDTVWVKQKLMELLSDKTH; from the coding sequence ATGAATACAGATTTGACCTTAGTCATTATGGCGGCAGGGCTAGGTAGTCGTTTTGGCGGCGATAAACAATTAGCTTCCCTCGGTCCTGCGGGCGAACCCATGTTGGTGTTATCGATACAGTCGGCGATCCGCAGCGGATTTAAGCGTGCTGTGCTGGTGATCCGCCCCGAATTGGAAGCGGAACTCCACGAGCTGTTGATACGCTTTTTGCCAGCGGACTTCGAGTATCACTTCTGTTATCAGTCGCTCACCGATTTGCCTGCCGAAGCGCAGCTTGCGGATGTGAGCCATCGTTTAAAGCCTTGGGGAACGGCTCATGCCCTGTGGTGCGCCCGTGATTGTGTTAGTGGGCCAATGGCGGTGATCAATGCCGATGATTTCTACGGCGACAGCGCTTTTATCTCTTTAGCGAAGGGATTAACCGCCAGACCCCATGATTGGATGATGGTGGCTTATCCGATTGAGCTGACCTTGTCCGAACACGGGGGCGTGAATCGTGGCTTATGCCAAGTGGAGCAGGGGCAACTGCGCTCAGTCGCCGAATGGTTGAATATTCAAGCCCAAGATCATGGTTTTATCGGTGAAGGTCCTGAGGGATTGGCACCTCTTCCTTCACAGTCTCTGGTCTCTATGACCTGTTGGGGCTTCTCGCCAAGCATATTTGATGTTATTAAACGTGAATTAATCGAATTTATCGAACAGCAAGGCCAATTGCCTAAATCTGAATGCTATTTGCCCGCCGTGGTTCAGGCGGGAATTGAGCAAGGTGTGCCCGTGTTTGTTGATGTGGCCAGCGAACCTTGGCTCGGTGTGACCTATCCGCAGGATACTGTCTGGGTAAAGCAAAAATTAATGGAGTTATTGAGTGATAAAACTCATTAG
- a CDS encoding YicC/YloC family endoribonuclease yields the protein MIQSMTAYARIEHKAQWGTASWEIRSVNQRYLETYLRLPEQFRSFEPVLRDRLRKRLSRGKVEVNLRYELADNSNNELKLNQGLAKQLLDAASWLKQEAGQGEVSLTDILRWPGVLSSSEQDMDAIGAELLTAFDLAIDQFIEARGREGAAIKDMLLSRLEGVEEQIAIVRKHMPKVMEYQRDKLTNRLAEIKGELDPARIEQEMILLAQKQDVAEEMDRLEAHVTEARRILKKGGSEGRRLDFMMQEFNRESNTLASKSISTEITAAAVELKVLIEQMREQIQNVE from the coding sequence ATGATCCAAAGCATGACAGCCTACGCTCGCATCGAGCACAAAGCACAATGGGGCACTGCCTCTTGGGAAATTCGCTCAGTCAACCAGCGTTATCTCGAAACTTACCTACGTCTGCCAGAACAATTCCGCAGCTTCGAACCCGTACTGCGCGATCGTCTGCGTAAACGCTTAAGCCGCGGTAAAGTCGAGGTCAATTTACGCTACGAGTTAGCCGACAACAGCAATAACGAACTCAAATTAAACCAAGGGTTAGCTAAGCAGTTGCTCGACGCTGCCAGCTGGTTAAAACAAGAAGCCGGCCAAGGCGAAGTCAGCCTAACTGATATTTTGCGCTGGCCAGGCGTGCTCTCAAGCTCAGAGCAAGATATGGACGCCATAGGCGCCGAGCTATTAACGGCTTTCGATTTAGCGATAGACCAGTTTATCGAAGCCCGTGGCCGCGAAGGAGCAGCGATTAAAGACATGCTGTTAAGCCGTTTAGAAGGCGTCGAAGAACAAATCGCTATCGTGCGCAAGCACATGCCTAAAGTGATGGAATATCAGCGCGATAAACTCACTAATCGCCTCGCTGAGATCAAAGGTGAACTCGACCCCGCCCGCATCGAGCAGGAGATGATCCTGTTAGCACAAAAACAAGATGTGGCCGAAGAGATGGACAGACTCGAAGCCCATGTCACCGAAGCGCGCCGCATCCTCAAAAAAGGCGGCAGCGAAGGCCGCCGCTTAGATTTTATGATGCAGGAATTTAACCGCGAATCTAACACCCTCGCCTCAAAATCCATCAGCACCGAAATCACCGCCGCCGCAGTCGAGCTCAAAGTACTTATCGAACAAATGCGCGAGCAGATCCAGAACGTTGAATAG